In the Patescibacteria group bacterium genome, TTAAGTAATGCCGGCAACGGAGAGACGACCGAAAGTATCCGTCTGCGCGTTGAAAAAGCGCGTAAAATTCAGTCGGTGCGTTTTGAAGGCACAAAGATAGTCTCGAACGCGGAAATGGGAGTTAAAATGATCGATCAGTTTTGTGTGCTCGATGTAGCGTCTCGAAATTTATTAAACAAGGCGGTGGAAAGGTACGGTTTATCGGCTCGGTCATATCATCGTATCATTAAGGTTGCCAGAACCATTGCTGATCTGTCTGGAGAGGAAAACATCCAACAAAACCACATTGCTGAAAGTCTGCAATTTAGAGAAAGCTCTCAGGATGAGGAAAATATTAGATAAATTTTTAATTTTTAATTTTTAATTTCAAATGAAAGGTTGCCAATTTTAAATGACTAAATAAAGAACCATTTAAAATTTAATCATTCGGTACTTATTCATTTAAAATTTGGGCGATATATTATAGACTGGATTCCCGCTCTTCGAGCCTGAGCCTGAGGGCTTATCCCTCAGAGTCGAATGACCTGCGCGGGAATGACAGATCGTCTAGTTATTTATATGTAAAAACTGGCTAAAGCTGTTGCTAAAGTGCTGCAAATAGTCAGTTTTTGCGTTTACTATGACCGTGGCCACTAAAATAATTATTAATAAGCCAAATACAAAACCAACTCGGCGTAGCTCTTTAACTACTAACGTAGATGAGTGGCTAAGCGAAGATTCTGGCTCAACAACGGGTTTTGCAGCGATTGTAACTGTTTCGGATACGGTTGGAATTTGATCGGGTTGGCTAATAGGAATGGTGGAAACTGGGGCCGAAACTGTTTTTTTGAAAAACTTTTTCTTATGTTTTTTTGACATTTATTGCCTCCGGTTATTCTCGCCTCGATCATATCGCTTTTTCCACCTTTTACACAAGAGGGGGTTTTGTGTTATAATCGGATACATACGAGCGAAATGCGAGAGTAGTTCAGTGGTAGAACGCTTCCTTGCCAAGGAAGAGGCCGGGGGTTCAAGTCCCCTCTCTCGCTCCAATATTCTTTTGGTCTGGTGGCCGAGCAGCTAGGCAGCGGTCTGCAAAACCGCGTACAGCAGTGCAACTCTGCTCCAGACCTCCACAAGACAAAATTCGAAATCCGAAGCACCAAGCACGAAATAAATAATAAATACAAAATAAAAAAGGTTTCTAACATTTGAATTTGAAATTTGGGATTTGTTTCGAATTTCGGATTTAGTGCTTCGAATTTGCAAAGGATATTTATGGCTGATAATACAGGGATGATGATTGCTCAGGTTGTTGTGTCATTGTTGTTAGTTGCAACGGTGTTGCTGCAGCAACGGGGGACAGGACTTGGTGGAGCATTTGGTGGTGAAGGTAACGTGTATCGATCAAGACGCGGCACCGAACGATTTTTATTTGGTTCGACGATTGTTTTAGGCGTGGCTTTTGTGGCTTTAGCTGGAATATCCGTTTTCCTCGCCAGATAAATAGGTAATTATGATTAAGTTATCAATCAATCCCGGGAGAATGACGTTAATTGAGAGGCTGGGGTCGGTTTGGCGTCGGCTAATCCGATTACCAAAAGTGCTTCGGCCAAAAGAAAAACGGGCGATTTTATTCTTAGCTCTAGTGATGCTTGGTGCGTTGCTGTGGAACTTAATCAGTAGTCACGGTTCTAACCCGGCCTTTGGTGGTACTTATGTGGAAGGGTTTGTGGGAGAGGCAAAATATATCAATCCGGTGCTGGCCAGCTCAGATGCTGACACCAGTATGGTTAAACTTATTTATTCCGGATTAACCAGAATCGATGAAAATGGTGATATCCAGCCAGATTTGGCCTCGTCTTGGGAGATAACCGATGGCGGCAAGACTTACATTTTCCATTTGCGCAATGACGTAGAGTGGCATGATGGGTCGCCGTTCACTGCCAAAGACGTGGTATATACTATCGGGTTGATCCAAGACCCGGCAGTCCAAAGTTGGCATTTCGACGCGTGGAACAACATTTCTGCAAGCGCGCCCGATGACTACACGGTAAAGTTTAGCTTGCCCGAGGTTACATCTACCTTCATTTGGAACACCACTATTGGTATAATGCCAGCAAAAATTGGCAGCTCCGATATTAATCAAAGTTTTGTGGGCACCGGGCCGTATAAATATTCTAAGGTAAGAGTTAAAAACAATAAGATCGAATCCATCGTGTTAGTCCGGAATACCCATATCTATCATGTTTCGGCGCCGTACATCGATGCAGTCGAAATTTGGCTTTTCCCATCATTAGCTGAAGCAAAATCTGCTTTGCAAGATCAGAAGATACAGGCGTTGGCCAAGCCGGAAGTAAATGATAGCCGTGCCAATAGTTATCAGCTAATTTTGAATCAAAAAATCACTTTGTTCATTAACAGCCAGAGCGCTTTGTTATCCGACCTAAATGTGCGGCAGCAGCTGCTAAGTGGTACGGTTACAGCAAGCATTACCAAGCCGCTTGTGGTGGTGGTTGACACTGCACACGCTAATGATTCGGTAATAACCGAAACCATCAAGCAGTGGGAAAAAGAGGGGATCACAATTACGTCGCAAAACTTGTCACTAACCGCTATCAAAGCGTCCATATTACCATCGCGAAAATATGATGTGCTTATTTTGGCGGTTGAAGACGGCCCGCAGTTTGATTATTATGCTTATTGGCATTCGTCGCAAATGAGTGGGCTCGGGTTAAACTTTTCGAGCGTGAAAAATAATGATCTGGACAAATTATTGTCAGATCAGCGCAAGGCACTAACCATTGCCGATCGCAGTACCTTAACTGACCAGATTGAAAAGATGCTAGATGGTTTGGCAGTGCGAAAAGTGTTGTCTCAGGCAAAATTTGAATACGCAATCAGCAAAAATGTGCATGTTGTGCCGACAAAGGTTGGTAACAGTGGAGCCGATCGTTTCAATAGTTTTGAGAAATGGTACATTAAAACCAGGCGGTAAACCGCCAATTTTCTATTTTTATTTTAAAATTTTAAAACATTTGGAAATTCATTTAAAATTTATAATTTATACTTTAAAATTTAAGTGCTTGGGGATGTGGTGAAATGGCAGACACGCAGCGTTCAGGTCGCTGTGAGCGCAAGCTCGTGGAGGTTCAACTCCTCTCATCCCCACCATTCGACTCTCCGCCGGTCGGCGGATCGCTCACGTTCGACACCGCTACGCGGTGCTCAGGGCCTGAGTGTAATCGAAGGCATGGTCTACGACCCTGAGCTGAAGAAGTAAGGCGAATGCCCTGAGAATTGTAGAGGGGCTTTTTTGTTGTCAAAATATCGACAAAACATAAATAATATGATAATATAATGCCAACTCGCGCGAAAGGGGGACGGATGAATGCGCGTTTTGGTGGTACCAAGCAGTGGCATGGTCCCGGTTGATCAGCTTGGACCAGACACGCTGATGCGCTGCGAAAAAGCGCTTGAGCTGTGGCGGACGGGACAGTTTGGCTGCCTGGTGGTTACCGGCGGTCGGTGTCACCCGTCATACGTGGAGACACGGTCGGCTGCGGAATCGATGCAAGTGTGG is a window encoding:
- the secG gene encoding preprotein translocase subunit SecG — protein: MADNTGMMIAQVVVSLLLVATVLLQQRGTGLGGAFGGEGNVYRSRRGTERFLFGSTIVLGVAFVALAGISVFLAR
- a CDS encoding ABC transporter substrate-binding protein, with amino-acid sequence MIKLSINPGRMTLIERLGSVWRRLIRLPKVLRPKEKRAILFLALVMLGALLWNLISSHGSNPAFGGTYVEGFVGEAKYINPVLASSDADTSMVKLIYSGLTRIDENGDIQPDLASSWEITDGGKTYIFHLRNDVEWHDGSPFTAKDVVYTIGLIQDPAVQSWHFDAWNNISASAPDDYTVKFSLPEVTSTFIWNTTIGIMPAKIGSSDINQSFVGTGPYKYSKVRVKNNKIESIVLVRNTHIYHVSAPYIDAVEIWLFPSLAEAKSALQDQKIQALAKPEVNDSRANSYQLILNQKITLFINSQSALLSDLNVRQQLLSGTVTASITKPLVVVVDTAHANDSVITETIKQWEKEGITITSQNLSLTAIKASILPSRKYDVLILAVEDGPQFDYYAYWHSSQMSGLGLNFSSVKNNDLDKLLSDQRKALTIADRSTLTDQIEKMLDGLAVRKVLSQAKFEYAISKNVHVVPTKVGNSGADRFNSFEKWYIKTRR